The proteins below are encoded in one region of Phaseolus vulgaris cultivar G19833 chromosome 1, P. vulgaris v2.0, whole genome shotgun sequence:
- the LOC137813814 gene encoding uncharacterized protein isoform X1 yields MLSGASVENEATEDGKYDDSHGEDESETLSDIDDSDVDVYLHNEEEKQIKKMLWERVNRVYVTEQEAKEAVAAANKKAFEGNFGNCSEDLLAARELAASSAEAVAKSRKGMKHRRAREAKNIAPTQYAAEAIGQMSNERKSLKSKVNLDRLEELFNDMEEDEA; encoded by the exons atgctTTCGGGGGCTAGTGTTGAGAATGAGGCCACTGAAGATGGTAAATATGATGATTCACATGGAGAAGATGAATCAGAAACTTTGTCTGATATTGATGATTCTGATGTTGATGTGTATCTTCACAATGAGGAGGAAAAGCAGATCAAGAAGATGCTGTGGGAAAGAGTTAACCGAGTGTATGTTACG gaACAGGAAGCCAAGGAAGCAGTTGCAGCAGCTAATAAGAAAGCTTTTGAGGGAAATTTTGGAAACTGTTCAGAGGATTTACTAGCTGCAAGAGAGCTTGCTGCATCTTCTGCTGAAGCCGTGGCAAAATCTAGAAAG GGAATGAAACATAGACGGGCCCGTGAAGCAAAAAATATTGCGCCAACTCAATATGCTGCAGAGGCCATTGGCCAAATGTCAAATGAAAGAAAG AGTCTCAAATCTAAAGTCAATTTGGATCGCCTGGAAGAATTATTTAATGATATG
- the LOC137813814 gene encoding uncharacterized protein isoform X2, giving the protein MLSGASVENEATEDGKYDDSHGEDESETLSDIDDSDVDVYLHNEEEKQIKKMLWERVNRVYVTEAKEAVAAANKKAFEGNFGNCSEDLLAARELAASSAEAVAKSRKGMKHRRAREAKNIAPTQYAAEAIGQMSNERKSLKSKVNLDRLEELFNDMEEDEA; this is encoded by the exons atgctTTCGGGGGCTAGTGTTGAGAATGAGGCCACTGAAGATGGTAAATATGATGATTCACATGGAGAAGATGAATCAGAAACTTTGTCTGATATTGATGATTCTGATGTTGATGTGTATCTTCACAATGAGGAGGAAAAGCAGATCAAGAAGATGCTGTGGGAAAGAGTTAACCGAGTGTATGTTACG GAAGCCAAGGAAGCAGTTGCAGCAGCTAATAAGAAAGCTTTTGAGGGAAATTTTGGAAACTGTTCAGAGGATTTACTAGCTGCAAGAGAGCTTGCTGCATCTTCTGCTGAAGCCGTGGCAAAATCTAGAAAG GGAATGAAACATAGACGGGCCCGTGAAGCAAAAAATATTGCGCCAACTCAATATGCTGCAGAGGCCATTGGCCAAATGTCAAATGAAAGAAAG AGTCTCAAATCTAAAGTCAATTTGGATCGCCTGGAAGAATTATTTAATGATATG
- the LOC137813815 gene encoding transcription factor IIIB 60 kDa subunit-like isoform X1 yields the protein MVYCSHCAKNVAGERLDDGFLCCGSCGRVLEDYFFAEEPTFVKNAAGQSKLSGNYVRTVQSEFSESRQRTLDRAYDEIKYLSMGLGVHDEHMADQALTFYKIALERNFTRGRKSEQVQAACLYIAFRHNNKPYLLIDFSIFLRIDVYVLGSVFLQLCEVLRLGEHPIVQKPVDPSLFIHRYTKNLIKRGSKAVSDTALTIVASMKRDWMQTGRKPSGLCGAAIYISALAHGIKCSKPDILRIVHVCEATLTKRLVEFENTECSSLTVEELDTMAKEHEKNPTVMAEGELRGCISKDLLCEHKDSGASHFALGLCEECYKEFDKLSGGLGGGLDPPAFQRAERERMKRALLEESVDEACDLANASNDQFKNHAEDFPACVPEGANVAHEATKDGKYEYDDSFREDESETLSDIDDQDVDLYIHDEEGRHIKKILWEAANREYLEEQAAKEAIAAANKKAFEANFENCSEDLLAARELAASASEAVAKSRKEMKQRRANEAKNMGPAQSAAEAFGQMSNKKRQLQSLKSKVNFDRLGELFNELEKTDDPKKEKKARLDPPLDNHDNLQSFEDKNDDEMGSVDEFEDDMGEMYQNGLSTDNNIADAYYPEDDGYGYNDDDYY from the exons ATGGTGTACTGCAGTCACTGTGCCAAAAATGTAGCTGGGGAGCGACTAGATGACGGTTTCTT ATGTTGTGGAAGCTGTGGGAGGGTGTTGGAAGATTACTTTTTTGCTGAGGAGCCTACATTTGTCAAGAATGCGGCAGGGCAG AGTAAATTATCAGGTAATTATGTAAGAACAGTTCAAAGCGAGTTCTCTGAGTCACGTCAAAGGACTTTAGATAGAG CTTATGATGAAATTAAATATCTAAGTATGGGCCTTGGAGTTCATGATGAACATATGGCTGACCAAGCATTGACCTTTTATAAA ATAGCACTCGAGCGAAATTTCACCCGTGGACGTAAATCAGAGCAAGTACAGGCTGCTTGTCTCTATATTGCATTTCG GCACAACAATAAGCCGTACCTTCTTattgatttttcaatttttttaagaatagaTGT TTATGTGCTAGGATCAGTTTTCTTGCAGCTTTGTGAAGTGTTGAGGCTTGGAGAGCACCCAATTGTTCAAAAGCCTGTTGATCCTAGTCTTTTTATTCATAGATATACTAAAA ATTTGATTAAGCGAGGGAGTAAGGCAGTATCTGATACTGCACTGACCATTGTTGCAAGCATGAAACGGGACTGGATGCAG ACAGGTAGGAAACCTAGTGGTCTATGTGGTGCGGCAATATACATATCTGCTCTTGCACATGGAATTAAATGCTCTAAACCCGATATT CTTAGAATCGTCCATGTGTGTGAAGCAACATTGACCAAACGATTGGTTGAATTTGAAAATACGGAATGTTCTAGCTTGACA GTTGAGGAGTTGGATACCATGGCAAAGGAACATGAAAAAAATCCAACGGTAATGGCAGAAGGTGAACTCAGAGGGTGTATTTCAAAAGATCTACTATGTGAGCACAAGGATAGTGGGGCGTCCCATTTTGCTCTTGGATTGTGCGAAGAATGCTATAAGGAA TTCGATAAGCTCTCTGGTGGACTTGGTGGTGGTTTGGATCCTCCTGCATTTCAGCGTGCTGAGCGGGAAAGAATGAAAAGAGCACTTCTTGAAGAGAGTGTTGATGAAGCATGTGAT TTAGCAAATGCATCAAATGACCAGTTTAAGAACCACGCAGAAGATTTTCCTGCCTGTGTGCCAGAAG GGGCTAATGTTGCCCATGAGGCCACTAAAGATGGTAAATATGAATATGATGATTCATTTAGAGAAGATGAATCAGAAACTTTATCTGATATTGATGATCAAGACGTTGATTTATACATTCATGATGAGGAGGGGAGACATATCAAGAAGATACTATGGGAAGCAGCAAATCGGGAGTATCTTGAG GAGCAGGCAGCCAAGGAAGCAATTGCAGCAGCTAATAAGAAAGCTTTTGAGGCAAATTTTGAGAACTGTTCAGAGGATTTACTTGCAGCAAGAGAGCTTGCTGCATCTGCTTCTGAGGCAGTTGCAAAATCCAGAAAG GAAATGAAACAGAGACGAGCCAATGAGGCAAAAAATATGGGGCCAGCTCAATCTGCTGCAGAGGCTTTCGGCCAAATGTCTAATAAAAAAAGG CAATTGCAGAGTCTGAAATCTAAAGTCAATTTTGATCGCCTGGGTGAATTATTTAATGAACTG GAAAAAACCGATGATCccaagaaagagaagaaagcaCGGTTGGATCCGCCCCTAGATAATCATGACAACTTACAGTCATTTGAGGACAAGAATGACGATGAGATGGGATCAGTGGATGAATTCGAAGATGATATGGGGGAGATGTATCAAAATGGGTTGTCCACTGATAATAATATTGCAGATGCATATTACCCTGAGGATGATGGATACGGCTATAACGATGATGATTATTACTGA
- the LOC137813815 gene encoding transcription factor IIIB 60 kDa subunit-like isoform X2, with the protein MVYCSHCAKNVAGERLDDGFLCCGSCGRVLEDYFFAEEPTFVKNAAGQSKLSGNYVRTVQSEFSESRQRTLDRAYDEIKYLSMGLGVHDEHMADQALTFYKIALERNFTRGRKSEQVQAACLYIAFRHNNKPYLLIDFSIFLRIDVYVLGSVFLQLCEVLRLGEHPIVQKPVDPSLFIHRYTKNLIKRGSKAVSDTALTIVASMKRDWMQVGNLVVYVVRQYTYLLLHMELNALNPILIVHVCEATLTKRLVEFENTECSSLTVEELDTMAKEHEKNPTVMAEGELRGCISKDLLCEHKDSGASHFALGLCEECYKEFDKLSGGLGGGLDPPAFQRAERERMKRALLEESVDEACDLANASNDQFKNHAEDFPACVPEGANVAHEATKDGKYEYDDSFREDESETLSDIDDQDVDLYIHDEEGRHIKKILWEAANREYLEEQAAKEAIAAANKKAFEANFENCSEDLLAARELAASASEAVAKSRKEMKQRRANEAKNMGPAQSAAEAFGQMSNKKRQLQSLKSKVNFDRLGELFNELEKTDDPKKEKKARLDPPLDNHDNLQSFEDKNDDEMGSVDEFEDDMGEMYQNGLSTDNNIADAYYPEDDGYGYNDDDYY; encoded by the exons ATGGTGTACTGCAGTCACTGTGCCAAAAATGTAGCTGGGGAGCGACTAGATGACGGTTTCTT ATGTTGTGGAAGCTGTGGGAGGGTGTTGGAAGATTACTTTTTTGCTGAGGAGCCTACATTTGTCAAGAATGCGGCAGGGCAG AGTAAATTATCAGGTAATTATGTAAGAACAGTTCAAAGCGAGTTCTCTGAGTCACGTCAAAGGACTTTAGATAGAG CTTATGATGAAATTAAATATCTAAGTATGGGCCTTGGAGTTCATGATGAACATATGGCTGACCAAGCATTGACCTTTTATAAA ATAGCACTCGAGCGAAATTTCACCCGTGGACGTAAATCAGAGCAAGTACAGGCTGCTTGTCTCTATATTGCATTTCG GCACAACAATAAGCCGTACCTTCTTattgatttttcaatttttttaagaatagaTGT TTATGTGCTAGGATCAGTTTTCTTGCAGCTTTGTGAAGTGTTGAGGCTTGGAGAGCACCCAATTGTTCAAAAGCCTGTTGATCCTAGTCTTTTTATTCATAGATATACTAAAA ATTTGATTAAGCGAGGGAGTAAGGCAGTATCTGATACTGCACTGACCATTGTTGCAAGCATGAAACGGGACTGGATGCAG GTAGGAAACCTAGTGGTCTATGTGGTGCGGCAATATACATATCTGCTCTTGCACATGGAATTAAATGCTCTAAACCCGATATT AATCGTCCATGTGTGTGAAGCAACATTGACCAAACGATTGGTTGAATTTGAAAATACGGAATGTTCTAGCTTGACA GTTGAGGAGTTGGATACCATGGCAAAGGAACATGAAAAAAATCCAACGGTAATGGCAGAAGGTGAACTCAGAGGGTGTATTTCAAAAGATCTACTATGTGAGCACAAGGATAGTGGGGCGTCCCATTTTGCTCTTGGATTGTGCGAAGAATGCTATAAGGAA TTCGATAAGCTCTCTGGTGGACTTGGTGGTGGTTTGGATCCTCCTGCATTTCAGCGTGCTGAGCGGGAAAGAATGAAAAGAGCACTTCTTGAAGAGAGTGTTGATGAAGCATGTGAT TTAGCAAATGCATCAAATGACCAGTTTAAGAACCACGCAGAAGATTTTCCTGCCTGTGTGCCAGAAG GGGCTAATGTTGCCCATGAGGCCACTAAAGATGGTAAATATGAATATGATGATTCATTTAGAGAAGATGAATCAGAAACTTTATCTGATATTGATGATCAAGACGTTGATTTATACATTCATGATGAGGAGGGGAGACATATCAAGAAGATACTATGGGAAGCAGCAAATCGGGAGTATCTTGAG GAGCAGGCAGCCAAGGAAGCAATTGCAGCAGCTAATAAGAAAGCTTTTGAGGCAAATTTTGAGAACTGTTCAGAGGATTTACTTGCAGCAAGAGAGCTTGCTGCATCTGCTTCTGAGGCAGTTGCAAAATCCAGAAAG GAAATGAAACAGAGACGAGCCAATGAGGCAAAAAATATGGGGCCAGCTCAATCTGCTGCAGAGGCTTTCGGCCAAATGTCTAATAAAAAAAGG CAATTGCAGAGTCTGAAATCTAAAGTCAATTTTGATCGCCTGGGTGAATTATTTAATGAACTG GAAAAAACCGATGATCccaagaaagagaagaaagcaCGGTTGGATCCGCCCCTAGATAATCATGACAACTTACAGTCATTTGAGGACAAGAATGACGATGAGATGGGATCAGTGGATGAATTCGAAGATGATATGGGGGAGATGTATCAAAATGGGTTGTCCACTGATAATAATATTGCAGATGCATATTACCCTGAGGATGATGGATACGGCTATAACGATGATGATTATTACTGA
- the LOC137813817 gene encoding beta-glucuronosyltransferase GlcAT14A-like produces the protein MGLKIFMASFMVTSILFFLIFIPTRLTIQISSLRPAVNYMSVPNNSKAYPVTFAYLISASKGDVGRLKRLMRVLYHPGNYYLIHVDYGAPEAEHREVAEYVATDPVFGQVENVWVVGKPNLVTYRGPTMLATTLHAMSMLLRTCQWDWFINLSASDYPLVTQDDLIQVFSELPRDINFIQHSSQLGWKLNKRGKPIIIDPGLYSLNKSEIWWVIKQRSLPTSFKLYTGSAWTILSRSFAEYCIVGWENLPRTLLLYYTNFVSSPEGYFQTVICNSGEYKNTTVNHDLHYITWDNPPKQHPRSLGLKDYRKMVLSGRPFARKFKRNDPVLDKIDRELLKRYHGQFSSGGWCSQGGKHRACSDLRTENYGVLNPGPASRRLKNLLTKLLSDKLFHKQQCR, from the exons ATGGGGCTCAAAATCTTCATGGCTTCCTTCATGGTAACCTCAATCTTGTTCTTTCTCATCTTCATTCCCACAAGATTGACCATACAAATCTCCAGCCTCAGGCCTGCTGTGAACTACATGAGTGTCCCAAACAACAGCAAGGCCTATCCAGTGACTTTTGCTTACTTGATCTCTGCATCAAAAGGAGATGTTGGGAGGCTCAAAAGGTTGATGAGGGTGCTGTATCATCCAGGGAACTACTATTTGATTCATGTGGATTATGGGGCTCCAGAGGCTGAACACAGGGAAGTGGCAGAATATGTGGCTACTGATCCTGTTTTTGGTCAAGTGGAGAATGTTTGGGTTGTGGGAAAGCCTAATTTGGTCACATATAGAGGACCAACCATGCTTGCTACCACTCTCCATGCCATGTCAATGCTTCTTAGGACCTGCCAATGGGACTGGTTTATTAATCTTAGTGCATCTGATTATCCCTTAGTTACACAAGATG ATCTGATCCAAGTGTTTTCTGAGTTGCCAAGGGATATCAATTTCATACAGCATAGCAGTCAACTGGGTTGGAAACT GAATAAGAGAGGGAAGCCAATAATCATAGATCCGGGGCTTTATAGCCTCAATAAATCAGAAATTTGGTGGGTCATTAAGCAGAGGAGTCTCCCAACATCTTTTAAGCTCTACACAG GTTCAGCTTGGACAATACTATCAAGATCTTTTGCAGAATATTGCATAGTGGgatgggaaaatttgccaaggACCCTCCTCCTCTACTACACCAACTTTGTGTCATCCCCAGAAGGATATTTCCAAACAGTTATATGCAACTCTGGAGAGTACAAGAACACCACTGTTAACCATGATCTTCACTACATTACTTGGGACAACCCTCCAAAACAACACCCTAGGTCTCTGGGACTCAAGGATTACAGGAAAATGGTTCTTAGTGGCCGTCCATTTGCCAGAAAATTCAAGAGAAATGATCCAGTCCTTGATAAAATTGATAGAGAGCTTCTGAAGAGGTACCATGGGCAATTTTCCTCTGGAGGGTGGTGCTCTCAGGGTGGAAAGCATAGAGCATGCTCAGATTTGAGAACTGAGAATTATGGTGTGCTTAACCCTGGTCCTGCTTCAAGAAGACTCAAAAATCTGCTAACAAAACTTCTCTCTGATAAACTTTTTCATAAACAACAGTGCAGGTAA
- the LOC137815774 gene encoding uncharacterized protein: MRGREVRTTLRHGGHGTGQNPTKPKFEHTTFLCSNFSNGYGELDMHKVFKKWARVKEVFITRRLNKWGRRFGFVRFFEVGNVTSLEKELDQIYIRNKKLYVNIPRYQRHDSDPGKRLSMVTKNPSTMSYAGSRRWDVEGPTARERVRRKEVWVKKKGNNSYADVVKGGSWQEWEGPVITTQKQVLPWMENSAIGQFNTKLDFNQLGEKFLKGGMSMIKVCYLGDKLAMLTPRVGESLEDLIKLNKAWFDSVFDSIDPWSENYVADHKIVWVRCYDLPITLWNKECFSKVVGEKASVVSIDKSTLLWENLEYARIQVRLLKNQSARLAKVMRINDQNFSILIEEESPGYSIGPCRCSYDGFGSSDSVSSSETYVEETVCSVNSCEEEVMKRDLEGRWSRGEVFGGEAVDGSEQIGSEAVEEVVNKEHTTKSLTFKEAKPKVGEGQRKGAKGLTIEEMGGQEVSDEAVILNTATHGSTGQCFSPYQQDDLAMLVVGVELSNFQREPHTNLGQEGIMMAHLGKG, encoded by the coding sequence ATGAGAGGGAGGGAAGTCCGCACCACCCTGAGACACGGTGGTCACGGCACCGGCCAGAATCCAACCAAACCAAAATTTGAACACACAACCTTCTTATGCTCAAACTTCTCAAATGGTTATGGAGAGTTGGACATGcacaaagttttcaaaaaatggGCAAGAGTGAAAGAAGTGTTCATCACCAGAAGACTAAACAAGTGGGGCAGGAGATTTGGGTTTGTCCGCTTCTTTGAAGTGGGAAACGTGACCAGTTTAGAGAAGGAGTTAGATCAAATATATATAAGGAATAAGAAGCTCTATGTAAACATACCAAGATACCAGAGACATGATTCTGACCCTGGTAAGAGGTTGTCAATGGTTACTAAGAACCCATCGACGATGTCGTATGCAGGGTCCAGGAGGTGGGATGTTGAAGGTCCAACGGCCAGAGAGAGGGTGAGGAGGAAGGAGGTATGGGTGAAAAAAAAAGGGAATAATTCTTATGCTGATGTAGTGAAAGGAGGCTCTTGGCAAGAGTGGGAGGGACCAGTTATCACAACCCAAAAACAGGTCCTTCCGTGGATGGAGAATAGTGCTATCGGCCAGTTCAACACAAAGTTGGATTTCAACCAGCTAGGAGAAAAGTTTCTTAAAGGTGGTATGAGCATGATTAAAGTGTGCTATTTGGGTGACAAGCTAGCCATGCTTACGCCAAGGGTAGGGGAGAGTCTGGAGGATCTTATCAAGCTTAACAAGGCATGGTTCGATAGTGTCTTTGATAGTATTGATCCGTGGTCAGAAAACTATGTGGCTGACCATAAAATTGTGTGGGTAAGGTGCTATGATTTGCCAATCACTCTCTGGAATAAGGAGTGCTTCTCTAAAGTGGTGGGTGAAAAGGCTTCGGTAGTATCCATCGACAAATCTACACTTCTTTGGGAGAATCTTGAGTATGCTAGAATTCAAGTCCGTCTTCTGAAAAATCAAAGTGCAAGGTTGGCGAAAGTCATGAGGATCAATGACCAGAATTTTAGTATCCTCATAGAAGAAGAAAGCCCAGGTTATAGTATAGGTCCATGCAGATGCAGTTACGATGGCTTTGGTTCTTCAGACAGTGTCTCATCTTCGGAGACCTATGTAGAGGAAACGGTTTGTTCAGTGAATAGTTGTGAGGAGGAGGTTATGAAAAGGGACCTGGAGGGTCGGTGGTCTAGGGGTGAAGTGTTCGGAGGAGAGGCGGTGGACGGAAGTGAGCAGATCGGAAGTGAGGCGGTGGAAGAAGTTGTGAATAAAGAACATACGACAAAAAGCTTGACATTTAAGGAAGCTAAACCAAAGGTAGGAGAAGGTCAAAGAAAAGGTGCTAAAGGTTTGACAATTGAGGAAATGGGCGGCCAGGAGGTGTCTGACGAAGCTGTCATTCTGAATA